A single region of the Aeromicrobium chenweiae genome encodes:
- a CDS encoding D-arabinono-1,4-lactone oxidase produces the protein MTAHETAPTWHNWGRNVESRPVRITHPSSTAEVVAIVRKAIASGLPVKAVGASHSFTAIAATDGVLLRLDRMNAILGTDTATGRVRVQAGISLHDLNPQLHARGLALANLGDVDPQSVAGAVSTGTHGTGGRLFGIAASVVGVQLVTATGDVVEIDEQHEWFGASRVTLGALGIITEVTLQCVPAFLLHAREEPMPLPDVLGSIDDLVADNDHFEFYWFPHTEKTLTKRNNRVPEGTERRPLGRFRHWLDDELLSNTAFEGINRVVARRRQLIPRVNAISGSVLSAREYVDDSYNVFVSSRRVRFRESEFAMPREALPHVLGELKAWFGAGHENISFPIEVRFTAADDAWLSTGHERDNCYVAVHQYWRSDCAAYFAAAQDIFTAHEGRPHWGKMHTLDASYFAKAYSRFDDFVDIRDELDPGRTFSNPYLDRVLG, from the coding sequence ATGACCGCTCACGAGACAGCCCCCACGTGGCACAACTGGGGCCGCAACGTCGAGAGCCGTCCGGTCCGCATCACGCACCCGTCCTCGACCGCTGAGGTGGTGGCGATCGTCCGCAAGGCGATCGCGTCGGGGCTCCCGGTCAAGGCGGTCGGCGCGAGCCACTCGTTCACCGCGATCGCCGCGACTGACGGCGTCCTGCTGCGGCTCGACCGGATGAACGCGATCCTCGGCACCGACACCGCGACCGGACGGGTCAGGGTCCAGGCCGGCATCTCGCTGCACGACCTCAACCCGCAGCTGCACGCGCGTGGCCTCGCCCTGGCGAACCTCGGCGACGTGGACCCGCAGTCGGTCGCCGGAGCGGTCTCGACGGGCACGCACGGCACGGGCGGGAGGCTGTTCGGGATCGCAGCGTCCGTGGTCGGGGTCCAGCTCGTCACCGCCACCGGCGACGTCGTGGAGATCGACGAGCAGCACGAGTGGTTCGGGGCGAGCCGGGTGACGCTCGGCGCGCTCGGGATCATCACCGAGGTCACGCTGCAGTGCGTCCCGGCGTTCCTGCTGCACGCCCGCGAGGAACCGATGCCGCTGCCGGACGTGCTGGGCAGCATCGACGACCTCGTCGCCGACAACGACCACTTCGAGTTCTACTGGTTCCCGCACACCGAGAAGACGTTGACCAAGCGCAACAACCGGGTCCCCGAGGGCACCGAGCGCAGGCCGCTCGGCCGCTTCCGGCACTGGCTCGACGACGAGCTGCTCAGCAACACCGCGTTCGAGGGCATCAACCGGGTCGTCGCGAGACGGCGCCAGCTGATCCCGCGCGTCAACGCGATCTCCGGATCCGTGCTGAGCGCGAGGGAGTACGTCGACGACTCCTACAACGTCTTCGTGTCGTCCCGACGGGTCCGCTTCCGCGAGTCCGAGTTCGCGATGCCGCGCGAGGCGCTCCCGCACGTCCTCGGCGAGCTGAAGGCCTGGTTCGGCGCCGGCCACGAGAACATCTCGTTCCCGATCGAGGTGCGGTTCACCGCCGCGGACGACGCCTGGCTGTCGACCGGCCACGAGCGCGACAACTGCTACGTCGCGGTCCACCAGTACTGGCGCAGCGACTGCGCGGCGTACTTCGCCGCCGCCCAGGACATCTTCACGGCCCACGAGGGGCGTCCCCACTGGGGCAAGATGCACACGCTGGACGCCTCGTACTTCGCCAAGGCGTACTCCCGCTTCGACGACTTCGTGGACATCCGCGACGAGCTCGACCCCGGACGCACGTTCAGCAACCCCTACCTCGACCGCGTCCTCGGCTG
- a CDS encoding amino acid deaminase/aldolase, giving the protein MPQPYDRLLTATASLDTPFAVIDGPALWANATDLVRRAAGVPIRVASKSVRVRSVIDRTLARDGFAGIMSYSLAESNWLVDHGADDVLLAYPTTSRQALQDLVADDRRLAAITVMVDSTESLDHIDSLLGPDHPPIRVCIDVDASLKLGPVHLGVRRSPVHTAEQAGALAAAIEKRPGFDLVGVMFYDAQIAGLPDSSPAVRLVKKRSAAELTLRRAQVVDAVRQHADLQIVNAGGTGSLEVTGRDPAITELTAGSGLFSPVLFDGYDAFESRPAAYFVLSVVRKPAPDIATLFAGGYIASGPTNKNRQPAPTWPPGLKAVGTEGAGEVQSPVKGDAARSLSIGDRVVMRYAKAGEMCERFDQVAIVDADGTVQLEPTYRGEGRNFG; this is encoded by the coding sequence ATGCCACAGCCGTACGACCGCCTGCTCACCGCGACGGCGTCACTGGACACCCCGTTCGCCGTGATCGACGGCCCCGCCCTGTGGGCCAACGCCACCGACCTGGTCCGTCGCGCGGCGGGCGTGCCGATCCGTGTCGCCAGCAAGTCGGTGCGCGTCCGGTCGGTCATCGACCGGACGCTCGCCAGGGACGGGTTCGCGGGCATCATGTCCTACTCCCTCGCCGAGTCGAACTGGCTCGTCGACCACGGGGCCGACGACGTCCTGCTGGCCTATCCGACGACGAGCCGCCAGGCCCTCCAGGACCTCGTCGCGGACGACCGCAGGCTCGCGGCGATCACCGTGATGGTCGACAGCACCGAGTCGCTGGACCACATCGACTCCCTGCTGGGGCCGGACCACCCGCCCATCCGGGTCTGCATCGACGTCGACGCCTCGCTGAAGCTGGGTCCCGTGCACCTGGGCGTCCGCCGCTCCCCCGTCCACACCGCCGAGCAGGCCGGCGCGCTGGCCGCGGCGATCGAGAAGCGCCCCGGGTTCGACCTCGTGGGCGTCATGTTCTACGACGCGCAGATCGCGGGGCTGCCCGATTCCTCCCCCGCCGTGCGCCTCGTCAAGAAGCGTTCGGCGGCCGAGCTCACGCTGCGGCGCGCCCAGGTCGTCGACGCCGTCCGGCAGCACGCCGACCTCCAGATCGTCAACGCCGGCGGCACCGGGAGCCTCGAGGTCACCGGCCGCGACCCGGCCATCACGGAGCTCACCGCCGGGTCCGGGCTGTTCTCGCCCGTCCTGTTCGACGGCTACGACGCGTTCGAGTCCCGCCCTGCGGCGTACTTCGTCCTCTCGGTCGTGCGCAAGCCCGCCCCGGACATCGCGACCCTGTTCGCCGGCGGCTACATCGCGTCCGGACCGACCAACAAGAACCGCCAGCCCGCCCCGACGTGGCCCCCCGGGTTGAAGGCCGTCGGCACCGAGGGCGCCGGCGAGGTCCAGAGCCCGGTCAAGGGCGACGCGGCCCGGAGCCTGTCGATCGGCGACCGGGTCGTCATGAGGTACGCCAAGGCCGGCGAGATGTGCGAGCGCTTCGACCAGGTCGCGATCGTCGACGCCGACGGCACCGTGCAGCTGGAGCCGACCTATCGCGGAGAGGGCAGGAACTTCGGATGA
- a CDS encoding alpha/beta hydrolase family esterase yields the protein MRRSITIDGRTRTMTVVGDPHSAHPRDLVLVLHGSKQTGDVHRRFTGHAFDAMADSGAAVVVYLDGHQKNWNDARKDSFFPARTDDVDDVGLVRRVVEDLQQSFGIDPNRVFVVGYSNGGQMVLRLINEVPELIAGAAVIAATMPAPENFLLPVGEAGSKPLPVLLIHGTKDPIVSYRGGSMNRFLRRVFRAGGPMWSAERTAEHLARRNGIVGDASVAPLVRAGRPARTWVEQTEYSQEGAPPVRLLTIHGGGHTVPGPKKAPFVLGATEQRVSAAEAVADFFGISRQDRERTA from the coding sequence ATGCGCCGGAGCATCACCATCGACGGCAGGACACGGACCATGACGGTCGTCGGTGACCCCCACTCGGCCCACCCGCGGGACCTGGTCCTGGTCCTCCACGGGTCCAAGCAGACCGGCGACGTCCATCGGCGGTTCACCGGGCACGCCTTCGACGCGATGGCCGACAGTGGAGCCGCCGTGGTCGTCTACCTCGACGGTCACCAGAAGAACTGGAACGACGCCCGGAAGGACAGCTTCTTCCCGGCGCGTACGGACGACGTCGACGACGTGGGCCTCGTCCGCCGGGTCGTCGAGGATCTTCAGCAGTCGTTCGGGATCGACCCGAACCGGGTGTTCGTCGTCGGCTACTCGAACGGCGGCCAGATGGTGCTTCGGCTCATCAACGAGGTCCCCGAGCTGATCGCCGGGGCGGCAGTGATCGCCGCGACGATGCCGGCGCCCGAGAACTTCCTGCTGCCCGTGGGCGAGGCGGGGTCGAAGCCCCTGCCGGTGCTGCTCATCCACGGGACGAAGGATCCGATCGTCTCGTACCGGGGCGGCAGCATGAACCGGTTCCTCCGTCGAGTGTTCAGGGCCGGAGGCCCGATGTGGTCGGCCGAACGCACCGCGGAGCACCTGGCCCGGCGCAACGGGATCGTCGGCGACGCCTCGGTCGCGCCGCTGGTTCGTGCCGGGCGACCCGCGCGGACCTGGGTGGAGCAGACCGAGTACTCCCAGGAGGGGGCGCCGCCGGTGAGGCTCCTGACGATCCACGGCGGCGGCCACACGGTGCCCGGCCCGAAGAAGGCGCCGTTCGTGCTCGGGGCGACGGAGCAGCGCGTCTCGGCCGCTGAGGCCGTCGCCGACTTCTTCGGCATCTCTCGCCAGGACCGCGAGCGGACGGCCTGA
- a CDS encoding TetR/AcrR family transcriptional regulator encodes MREPAGPSAGRRRHSGRKGDAREAAILDAAEELLAREGFDHMTVEGIAKGAGITRGALYFYFGSKQDVLTALVARTLLSMASAADRAASTMEDDAATIVQTSLRSTETSWREHGRVMQAAVDLGPLVPEIGSLWKATVDTYIDSMTAVLERAGAPDARHLATALCWMTERTYYWSHVESQAEHLGDVTATCHVVWMSALAAR; translated from the coding sequence GTGAGAGAACCGGCAGGCCCGTCCGCCGGCAGGCGCCGCCACTCCGGGCGGAAGGGCGACGCCCGGGAGGCGGCGATCCTCGACGCGGCCGAGGAGCTGCTGGCGCGCGAGGGCTTCGACCACATGACCGTCGAGGGCATCGCCAAGGGCGCAGGGATCACCCGTGGTGCGCTGTACTTCTACTTCGGCTCCAAGCAGGACGTGCTGACGGCGCTGGTCGCTCGCACCCTGCTGTCCATGGCCTCGGCGGCGGACCGCGCCGCCAGCACTATGGAGGACGACGCCGCCACGATCGTCCAGACGTCCCTGCGGAGCACCGAGACCTCGTGGCGCGAGCACGGTCGTGTCATGCAGGCCGCCGTCGACCTCGGCCCTCTCGTGCCGGAGATCGGCTCGCTGTGGAAGGCCACGGTCGACACGTACATCGACTCGATGACCGCCGTGCTGGAGCGTGCGGGCGCCCCGGACGCTCGCCACCTCGCCACGGCACTGTGCTGGATGACCGAACGGACCTACTACTGGTCGCACGTCGAGTCCCAGGCGGAGCACCTGGGCGACGTCACGGCGACGTGCCACGTGGTGTGGATGTCGGCGCTCGCCGCCCGATGA
- a CDS encoding oxidoreductase has translation MTKTFFITGASSGLGRAFAQRALDDGHTVVGTVRKAADAEAFAALSPGRSFAEVLDVTDDDAVFAAVDRTERDIAPIDVAIANAGYGHEGVFEESSMAEVRAQFDANVFGAVATVKAVLPGMRRRRSGHIFGVTSMAGLMTVPGLSFYHGSKYALEGILETVGKEVAQFGVHVTAVAPGSFRTNWAGGAMARSDRSISDYDGLFAPIRAARQEADGQQLGNPEMAAAAVMKVLETPDPPAHLVLGSDALRLVTTGRAAVDQEIAAWADLTRTTDFPDGHQLS, from the coding sequence ATGACCAAGACGTTTTTCATCACCGGAGCCAGCAGCGGCCTGGGCCGCGCGTTCGCCCAACGAGCGCTGGACGACGGCCACACCGTGGTCGGGACGGTGCGCAAGGCGGCGGATGCCGAGGCCTTCGCCGCGCTGTCCCCCGGACGCTCCTTCGCGGAGGTGCTGGACGTGACGGACGACGACGCCGTCTTCGCCGCCGTCGACCGCACCGAGCGTGACATCGCACCGATCGACGTCGCGATCGCCAATGCCGGCTACGGGCACGAGGGTGTGTTCGAGGAGTCGTCCATGGCCGAGGTGCGGGCCCAGTTCGACGCCAACGTGTTCGGCGCCGTCGCCACCGTGAAGGCCGTCCTTCCCGGGATGCGCCGTCGACGGTCCGGGCACATCTTCGGTGTCACCTCGATGGCCGGCCTCATGACGGTGCCGGGGCTGTCGTTCTACCACGGCAGCAAGTACGCACTGGAGGGGATTTTGGAGACCGTCGGCAAGGAGGTCGCGCAGTTCGGCGTCCACGTCACGGCTGTCGCACCTGGCTCGTTCAGGACCAACTGGGCCGGCGGTGCCATGGCGCGCTCGGACCGGTCGATCAGCGACTACGACGGGCTCTTCGCACCGATTCGTGCCGCCCGCCAGGAAGCCGACGGCCAGCAGCTCGGCAATCCCGAGATGGCGGCCGCGGCTGTCATGAAAGTCCTGGAGACGCCCGATCCACCGGCCCATCTCGTGCTGGGGTCCGACGCGTTGCGCCTGGTCACCACCGGACGCGCCGCAGTGGACCAGGAGATCGCCGCGTGGGCCGACCTGACGCGCACGACCGACTTCCCGGACGGCCACCAGCTCTCCTGA
- a CDS encoding putative bifunctional diguanylate cyclase/phosphodiesterase has protein sequence MRPQDEGTGRSRIDIAQAVVAPLPWAVMTTGLVVNEITKPVASVETPQVLLTSLAIFFPLLILRLGLVAWLHPGRRTTLLLLLASIAAWALGSISVNAARVDGQTQFPAPGEWLFLVSYLGMAGYLLRDVDWRQPRPARSWLDIVIVCGGTACLACLLLVTPIRAVSHQEGSSLLLALIYPLADMILALLVLGQSLLQTRSDRRKAWMIGLAFALMACADSGFALQGSASTYDFGNLSYALWGAGFSVLVAAACRPGQTVIRAVPRSAGTPVLVGAGLVALAVLAFRPDDTLAYYMLPPALLTLAAVSARLALALRDANRANDAFALSQTDDLTKLPNRRAVRAWLSEGLAARRPMALMLLDLDGFKEINDSLGHRAGDTVLTLVSLRLQEAVDQRTRVARLGGDEFAIIMGTSDEIELMETAYGVLAELAKPIVVEGIKISPAGSIGVTVAVATDQDGGEVLRRADVAMYQAKNSGLGAALYDAELDEFTRSRLELAEELRRALTEDQIEVWYQPQVDAATMRVCGLEALVRWRHPTQGVISPVAFLPAARRAGLMGRLSEVVVTQVVEDLQTRLKEGIDLNVAINCAPPELLGPTFLPHLFAAMATGDVPAERLVLEVTEDSFLADPQRTREILLELRGHGVQISIDDYGTGFSSLAYLRNLPVQELKIDRTLIGDVATDARSRMIVASTIQLAHALEMRIVAEGVENAADLAALVAMGIDEVQGYHIGRPMPPGQIDRWVIERAAEDRVLVRTTSSDPEHHNEQDPLEQEKEDSR, from the coding sequence ATGCGCCCACAGGATGAGGGGACGGGCCGCTCCCGGATCGACATCGCACAGGCCGTGGTGGCGCCCCTGCCGTGGGCGGTCATGACCACCGGCCTCGTCGTCAACGAGATCACCAAGCCGGTCGCGAGTGTCGAGACGCCGCAGGTCCTGCTGACCTCCCTCGCGATCTTCTTCCCGCTGCTGATCCTGCGACTGGGACTCGTGGCATGGCTGCACCCCGGTCGACGCACGACGTTGCTGCTGCTCCTGGCCTCGATCGCGGCGTGGGCGCTGGGCTCGATCTCGGTCAATGCCGCACGGGTCGACGGCCAGACCCAGTTCCCGGCCCCGGGAGAGTGGCTCTTCCTGGTGTCGTACCTGGGGATGGCCGGGTACCTGCTGCGCGACGTGGACTGGCGGCAGCCCCGTCCCGCCCGCAGCTGGCTGGACATCGTCATCGTCTGCGGCGGCACGGCCTGCCTGGCGTGCCTCCTGCTGGTCACCCCGATCCGGGCGGTCTCCCACCAGGAGGGCTCCTCCCTGCTGCTGGCACTGATCTATCCCCTCGCCGACATGATCCTCGCGCTGCTGGTGCTGGGGCAGTCGTTGCTGCAGACGCGCAGCGACCGGCGCAAGGCGTGGATGATCGGGTTGGCGTTCGCGCTCATGGCCTGCGCCGACTCCGGTTTCGCGCTGCAGGGCTCGGCGAGCACCTACGACTTCGGCAACCTGTCGTACGCGTTGTGGGGGGCCGGGTTCTCGGTCCTGGTGGCGGCAGCGTGCCGGCCGGGGCAGACCGTCATCCGGGCCGTCCCGAGGTCGGCGGGCACGCCGGTCCTGGTCGGCGCCGGACTCGTCGCCCTCGCGGTGCTGGCGTTCCGTCCCGACGACACGCTGGCGTACTACATGCTCCCGCCCGCGCTGCTGACCCTCGCGGCGGTGTCGGCGCGCCTGGCACTGGCACTCAGGGACGCCAACCGGGCCAACGACGCGTTCGCGCTCTCCCAGACCGACGACCTGACCAAGCTGCCCAACCGGCGCGCCGTACGCGCCTGGCTGTCCGAGGGCCTCGCCGCCCGCCGGCCGATGGCCCTGATGCTGCTGGACCTCGACGGGTTCAAGGAGATCAACGACTCGCTGGGGCACCGGGCGGGCGACACGGTCCTGACCCTCGTGAGCCTCCGGCTGCAGGAGGCCGTCGACCAGCGGACCCGCGTCGCACGCCTCGGCGGCGACGAGTTCGCGATCATCATGGGCACCAGCGACGAGATCGAGCTCATGGAGACGGCGTACGGCGTGCTGGCCGAGCTGGCCAAGCCGATCGTGGTCGAGGGCATCAAGATCTCCCCCGCCGGCTCGATCGGGGTCACGGTCGCCGTCGCAACCGACCAGGACGGTGGCGAGGTCCTCCGGCGGGCGGACGTGGCGATGTACCAGGCCAAGAACTCCGGACTGGGGGCGGCGCTCTACGACGCCGAGCTGGACGAGTTCACCCGCTCGCGCCTCGAGCTCGCCGAGGAGCTCCGCCGAGCGCTCACCGAGGACCAGATCGAGGTCTGGTACCAGCCCCAGGTCGACGCCGCCACGATGCGGGTGTGTGGTCTCGAGGCGCTCGTCCGCTGGCGCCACCCCACCCAGGGAGTGATCAGCCCGGTCGCGTTCCTGCCGGCCGCGCGACGCGCCGGACTCATGGGCAGGCTCTCGGAGGTCGTCGTCACGCAGGTCGTCGAGGACCTGCAGACGCGCCTGAAGGAGGGCATCGACCTGAACGTGGCCATCAACTGCGCCCCGCCGGAGCTGTTGGGGCCGACGTTCCTCCCGCACCTCTTCGCAGCGATGGCGACGGGGGACGTGCCGGCCGAGCGACTCGTCCTCGAGGTCACCGAGGACTCCTTCCTCGCCGATCCCCAGCGGACGCGCGAGATCCTGCTCGAGCTGCGCGGCCACGGCGTGCAGATCTCGATCGACGACTACGGCACGGGGTTCTCCTCCCTGGCGTATCTGCGCAACCTGCCGGTGCAGGAGCTGAAGATCGACCGCACGCTGATCGGCGACGTGGCCACCGACGCCCGCAGCCGGATGATCGTGGCCTCGACGATCCAGCTCGCGCACGCCCTCGAGATGCGCATCGTCGCGGAGGGCGTCGAGAACGCGGCCGACCTCGCCGCGCTGGTCGCGATGGGGATCGACGAGGTGCAGGGCTATCACATCGGTCGCCCGATGCCGCCCGGACAGATCGACCGCTGGGTGATCGAGCGGGCGGCCGAGGACCGTGTTCTCGTCCGTACGACATCGAGCGACCCCGAGCACCACAACGAGCAGGATCCACTCGAGCAGGAGAAAGAGGACTCACGATGA
- a CDS encoding pyridoxal phosphate-dependent decarboxylase family protein → MHDFALQDRQVLRELASWMADRRETPIPPRPDRAPDLPGVTRAGIGIQATWALLRDVLLPSSFPTDHPRYLAFVGGSPTPAAVIADAALSAAAVYGGSELEAGDVVAAERMAIRWLCDVVGYPEKAHGVFVSGGSLANLSALVSARHERVVTHGGMPTVVVASASAHSSIRAATSIMGCRVISVGTPDRPLRGDELTAALDSLDPSEVVAVVANAGATNTGAIDALQEIAEICEVRGIWMHVDAAYGGAALLVPGKRDEFAGIEHADSVTIDPHKWLFTPFDCAAVLYLDPTIARAAHQQRAVYLEAVEDDGADNPADYAAHLTRRARGVPVWASLVANGTDAYVDAVETCLAVADYAAKQIEAIAHLEIVTEPHLSVVLFRRHGWTADDNALWSARLQASGTALVTPTTFEGESVLRLCFVNPLTTTDDVDLVLKTLECDAPTG, encoded by the coding sequence GTGCACGACTTCGCGCTGCAGGATCGCCAGGTGCTGCGCGAGCTCGCTAGCTGGATGGCCGATCGCCGAGAGACTCCCATCCCGCCGCGACCCGATCGCGCCCCCGATCTGCCGGGGGTCACCCGCGCGGGCATCGGGATCCAGGCGACGTGGGCGCTGCTCCGTGACGTCCTCCTGCCGTCGAGCTTCCCCACCGACCACCCCCGCTACCTCGCGTTCGTCGGGGGATCGCCGACACCCGCCGCTGTCATCGCCGACGCCGCGCTCTCGGCCGCCGCCGTCTACGGCGGCAGCGAGCTCGAGGCGGGCGACGTCGTGGCGGCCGAGCGCATGGCGATCCGCTGGCTCTGCGACGTCGTGGGCTACCCCGAGAAGGCCCACGGCGTGTTCGTGAGCGGCGGGTCGCTGGCCAACCTCAGCGCACTCGTCAGCGCCCGGCACGAGCGGGTGGTGACGCACGGGGGCATGCCCACGGTGGTCGTCGCCAGCGCGTCCGCGCACTCCTCGATCCGGGCGGCGACGTCCATCATGGGCTGCCGGGTCATCTCGGTCGGCACCCCCGACCGTCCCCTCCGTGGCGACGAGCTGACCGCGGCCCTGGACTCCCTCGACCCCAGCGAGGTCGTCGCGGTCGTCGCCAACGCGGGCGCGACCAACACCGGCGCGATCGACGCGCTCCAGGAGATCGCCGAGATCTGCGAGGTCCGGGGCATCTGGATGCACGTCGACGCCGCCTACGGCGGAGCCGCGCTCCTCGTACCGGGCAAGCGCGACGAGTTCGCGGGCATCGAGCACGCGGACTCGGTCACGATCGATCCGCACAAGTGGCTCTTCACACCGTTCGACTGCGCTGCCGTGCTCTACCTCGACCCCACGATCGCGCGGGCGGCCCACCAGCAGCGGGCCGTGTACCTCGAGGCCGTCGAGGACGACGGGGCCGACAACCCCGCCGACTACGCAGCCCACCTGACCCGTCGGGCGCGCGGCGTGCCGGTGTGGGCCTCTCTCGTGGCCAACGGCACGGATGCGTACGTGGACGCGGTCGAGACGTGTCTCGCCGTCGCCGACTACGCGGCGAAGCAGATCGAGGCGATCGCCCACCTCGAGATCGTGACCGAGCCCCACCTGTCCGTCGTCCTGTTCCGGCGGCACGGGTGGACGGCGGACGACAACGCACTGTGGTCCGCCCGGCTCCAGGCCAGTGGCACCGCCCTGGTCACCCCGACGACGTTCGAGGGCGAGTCCGTGCTGCGGCTGTGCTTCGTGAACCCCCTGACCACGACCGACGACGTCGACCTCGTCCTCAAGACCCTGGAGTGCGATGCGCCCACAGGATGA
- a CDS encoding VOC family protein codes for MASDLVALCFGAREPSVLAAFWSGLLDRRTEEVPGGTDLVPDGGADLRIRFVPFDEPKAGRNQTHLHLTSTSPEDQDAIVRRALALGGGHLDVGQLPEEGHIVLADPEGNEFCVIEPGNSFLAGTAPVGELSCDGSPAVGRFWSAALDWPLVWDQDEETAIQSPRGGTKISWGGPPYNEKRGSNRLFLTLAPVAGDAQQEAERLVLLGAGRVDRPVGGLGGVAMTDPGGNEFVVLESRPARPAPRPTAAAT; via the coding sequence ATGGCATCTGACCTCGTCGCACTCTGCTTCGGCGCTCGCGAGCCCTCTGTCCTGGCCGCGTTCTGGTCGGGCCTTCTCGACCGCCGGACCGAGGAGGTGCCGGGAGGCACGGACCTCGTCCCGGACGGCGGTGCCGACCTGAGGATCAGGTTCGTCCCGTTCGACGAGCCGAAGGCGGGTCGCAACCAGACGCATCTGCACCTCACGAGCACGTCGCCGGAGGACCAGGACGCGATCGTGAGGCGAGCGCTGGCGCTCGGGGGCGGGCACCTCGACGTCGGGCAGCTGCCCGAGGAGGGCCACATCGTCCTGGCGGACCCCGAGGGCAACGAGTTCTGCGTGATCGAGCCGGGCAACAGCTTCCTGGCCGGGACGGCACCGGTCGGGGAGCTGTCGTGTGACGGCTCCCCGGCGGTGGGGAGGTTCTGGAGCGCGGCGTTGGACTGGCCGCTCGTGTGGGACCAGGACGAGGAGACCGCGATCCAGTCCCCGCGAGGCGGGACCAAGATCAGCTGGGGCGGGCCGCCGTACAACGAGAAGCGGGGCTCGAACCGCCTGTTCCTCACCCTGGCCCCGGTCGCCGGCGACGCGCAGCAGGAGGCCGAACGGCTGGTCCTGCTCGGTGCCGGGCGGGTCGACCGTCCCGTCGGTGGGCTCGGGGGCGTCGCGATGACCGACCCGGGCGGGAACGAGTTCGTCGTGCTCGAGTCCCGACCCGCCCGTCCGGCACCGCGACCCACCGCGGCCGCCACCTGA
- a CDS encoding SDR family NAD(P)-dependent oxidoreductase has translation MSTTQHDTGRTIVITGAAGGVGAELVTRFLANGDTVIATDVSSEALAALAEREGQAERLVTLAVDISDEQDVAALAGLAADQGGVDVLANVAGFFPFDPWEDLTPDRWRRVIDVNLTGYFLVTSAILPLMRDRGWGRVINFGSASMFPGVAGQVHYVSAKAALVGFTRSLAREVGADNITVNLLTPGLTLTGPVVENFSPELIRSQREGRALRRDQHAADLVEPVFFLASPGADFITGQTLNVDGGMFMN, from the coding sequence ATGAGCACCACACAGCACGACACCGGACGGACCATCGTCATCACGGGCGCAGCGGGAGGCGTGGGCGCCGAGCTCGTCACCCGCTTCCTGGCCAACGGCGACACCGTCATCGCGACGGACGTCTCCTCCGAGGCCCTCGCAGCACTCGCGGAGCGCGAAGGACAGGCCGAGCGGCTCGTCACGCTCGCCGTCGACATCTCGGACGAGCAGGACGTCGCCGCGCTCGCCGGACTGGCGGCGGACCAGGGTGGGGTCGACGTCCTGGCCAACGTCGCCGGGTTCTTCCCGTTCGATCCGTGGGAGGACCTGACACCCGACCGCTGGCGCCGCGTCATCGACGTCAACCTGACCGGCTACTTCCTCGTGACGAGCGCGATCCTGCCGCTGATGCGTGACAGGGGGTGGGGTCGCGTGATCAACTTCGGCTCCGCCTCGATGTTCCCGGGCGTCGCGGGTCAGGTGCACTACGTCTCGGCGAAGGCCGCCCTGGTGGGGTTCACCCGCAGCCTGGCCCGAGAGGTCGGCGCGGACAACATCACCGTCAACCTCCTGACGCCAGGGCTGACGCTGACCGGCCCGGTCGTCGAGAACTTCTCACCGGAGCTGATCCGGTCGCAGCGCGAGGGCCGAGCCCTGCGCCGCGACCAGCACGCAGCCGACCTGGTGGAGCCGGTCTTCTTCCTCGCGTCGCCGGGCGCTGACTTCATCACGGGGCAGACCCTCAACGTCGACGGGGGAATGTTCATGAACTGA